From the genome of Ananas comosus cultivar F153 linkage group 16, ASM154086v1, whole genome shotgun sequence, one region includes:
- the LOC109722121 gene encoding pentatricopeptide repeat-containing protein At3g49240, with product RPPALRLPPLLTPEEAAAERRRRKRRLRIEPPLSHRPQPQQQRIPKPQSNPNAPKLPEPVSALAGNRLNLHNRILTLIRENDLDEAALLTRHSIYSNCRPTVFTCNAVLNALLRQARYADLLSLHRFITQASVAPTVVTHNLLLQAYCDCRKTDIALEHFRLLLKDDSPVLPSPTTYRILAKGLVDNSKLDQAVELKDGMLEKGFVAPDPLVYNFLMGGFVRANEPEKVISLFEELKEKLGGGMIYDGTPYGNLMKAYFMKGMEEEAMVCYSEVLGEGSKVRFGAVSYNSVLDALGRHGKLDDAIKLFDRMIKEHDPPRRIAVNLGSFNVMVDAFCIAGRFNDAIKVFGEMGERKCTPDTLSYNNLIDQLGKNQLVGQAEELYKEMGERGINPDEYTYILLAEACFGVDRADDAVGYFKKMVDLGLRPNANAYNKVIGGLVDVGRLDEAQGFFDQMPEKEVKPNVASYELLLKAYVEAGRLDNAIKTAEGILLDESVAFSDEMKELLEGALRKVGREEDIAKMYEDVEREKAERAARAAEEKARAEALAREEEERKKAEAAAKEAAAARASQAAIEAVLGRRKEAAKEESPDGGSNADDGGILKRLGIANGPAEEKRAENGNIVGASVGDESVKQDGEAKEGAGSGGAADQATAL from the coding sequence CGGCCCCCGGCGTTGCGCCTCCCTCCTCTGCTCACGCCGGAGGAAGCCGccgccgagcgccgccgccgcaagCGGCGCCTCCGCATCGAGCCTCCCCTCTCCCACCGCCCCCAACCCCAGCAACAGCGCATCCCCAAGCCCCAGTCCAACCCTAACGCCCCCAAGCTCCCCGAGCCCGTCTCCGCCCTCGCCGGGAACCGCCTCAACCTCCACAACCGCATCCTAACCCTAATCCGCGAGAACGACCTCGACGAGGCCGCGCTCCTCACCCGCCACTCCATCTACTCCAACTGCCGCCCCACCGTCTTCACCTGCAACGCCGTCCTCAACGCGCTTCTCCGACAAGCGCGTTACGCCGACCTTCTCTCCCTCCACCGCTTCATCACCCAGGCCTCCGTCGCCCCCACCGTCGTCACCCACAACCTCCTCCTGCAGGCCTACTGCGACTGCCGCAAGACCGATATAGCCCTTGAGCACTTCCGCCTCCTCCTCAAGGACGACTCCCCCGTCCTCCCCTCGCCCACCACGTACCGGATCCTCGCGAAGGGCTTAGTCGACAATTCGAAGCTCGATCAGGCCGTGGAGCTCAAGGATGGCATGCTCGAGAAGGGTTTTGTCGCCCCCGACCCCCTCGTCTACAACTTCCTCATGGGTGGGTTTGTTCGGGCCAACGAGCCcgaaaaggtgatatctttgTTCGAGGAGCTCAAGGAGAAGCTTGGTGGCGGAATGATTTACGATGGAACGCCCTACGGGAATTTGATGAAGGCGTACTTCATGAAGGGaatggaggaggaggcgatGGTTTGCTACAGTGAGGTTTTGGGAGAGGGATCGAAGGTTAGGTTTGGAGCAGTGAGCTACAACTCGGTGCTCGATGCGCTGGGTAGGCATGGGAAGTTGGATGATGCCATTAAGCTGTTCGATAGAATGATTAAGGAGCACGACCCGCCGAGAAGGATCGCTGTGAACTTGGGCAGCTTTAATGTGATGGTGGATGCGTTTTGCATTGCTGGGAGGTTCAATGATGCCATTAAGGTGTTCGGTGAAATGGGTGAGAGGAAGTGCACTCCGGACACACTGTCGTACAACAATCTGATCGACCAACTGGGGAAGAACCAGCTTGTTGGTCAAGCTGAGGAGTTGTACAAGGAGATGGGCGAGCGGGGGATTAATCCAGATGAGTACACGTATATTCTTCTTGCGGAAGCATGCTTCGGTGTTGATAGGGCGGATGATGCTGTTGGGTACTTTAAGAAGATGGTGGACTTGGGTCTTAGGCCAAATGCGAATGCTTATAATAAGGTTATTGGCGGATTGGTGGACGTGGGTCGGCTTGATGAGGCTCAGGGATTCTTCGATCAGATGCCTGAGAAGGAGGTGAAGCCGAATGTCGCAAGCTACGAGCTGTTGCTGAAGGCATATGTTGAAGCAGGTAGATTGGACAATGCAATTAAGACGGCCGAAGGCATTCTTTTGGATGAATCCGTGGCTTTTAGTGACGAAATGAAGGAGCTTTTGGAGGGAGCTCTAAGGAAAGTAGGTCGGGAGGAGGATATAGCAAAGATGTATGAGGACGTCGAGAGGGAGAAGGCAGAGAGAGCGGCTCGTGCCGCAGAGGAGAAGGCAAGAGCTGAGGCTCTCgccagagaagaagaagagaggaagaaggcGGAGGCGGCAGCTAAGGAGGCAGCCGCCGCCAGGGCTAGCCAGGCGGCTATTGAGGCGGTTTTGGGTAGGAGAAAAGAAGCGGCGAAAGAGGAGTCGCCTGATGGAGGTAGCAATGCTGACGATGGTGGGATTCTGAAGAGATTAGGCATCGCGAATGGACCAGCAGAAGAAAAAAGAGCTGAAAATGGAAACATAGTTGGTGCTAGTGTAGGTGACGAGAGTGTGAAGCAGGATGGTGAAGCAAAGGAAGGAGCCGGATCTGGAGGTGCTGCTGACCAGGCTACAGCTTTATGA
- the LOC109722122 gene encoding premnaspirodiene oxygenase-like has product MELSLSPFFVFVYFFLSLIFIQLLIRVVAKPKSQTIELERPCRAPSPWKLPVIGHLHHLALGGGVPHRTLHDLARRHGPLLHLRLGEVDHYVVSSPELAREVLTTHDLAFASRPALAASTVMCYGNTDIAFSPYGPYWRQLRKICVVELLSAKRVRGFAALREEEIARALRGISSSASRVNLSERVYALAYAITSRAAFGAECRHLGRFEAAAKKAIKAGSGFAVADLFPSLGFLGALTGTSAGIERTHRELDGIIEEIIGEHEEKRERAKKKGEECGYDIPEPPHRVCVQDVFIAGTDTTATTLAWAMSELLRHPDAMAKAQSELRRSLRGGGGAELRDEDVASLRYTKLVVKETLRLHPPLPLLLPRLAREPRRVGGHEIPAGSRVLVSAWAIGRDARRWGDDAEAFRPERFDEEGEGEGEGEGEKWMGFEHLAFGAGRRMCPGMGFGMASVEAALASLLCFFDWELPEGTEAGDLDMGELVGAVVGRRSDLWAVAIPYRPI; this is encoded by the exons ATGGAGCTCTCGCTCTCCCccttcttcgtcttcgtctaCTTCTTCCTCAGCTTGATCTTCATTCAACTACTGATAAGAGTAGTAGCCAAGCCCAAATCTCAAACCATAGAGCTAGAGCGACCGTGCCGCGCTCCGAGCCCGTGGAAGCTCCCGGTCATCGGTCACCTCCACCACCTCGCCCTCGGCGGCGGAGTCCCGCACCGCACGCTCCACGACCTCGCGCGGCGCCACGGGcccctcctccacctccgcctcggCGAGGTCGACCACTACGTCGTCTCCTCCCCGGAGCTCGCCCGCGAGGTGCTCACGACCCACGACCTCGCCTTCGCGTCCCGCCCCGCGCTCGCCGCCAGCACCGTCATGTGCTACGGCAACACCGACATCGCCTTCTCCCCCTACGGGCCCTACTGGCGCCAACTCCGCAAGATCTGCGTCGTCGAGCTGCTCTCCGCGAAGCGCGTCCGGGGGTTCGCGGCGCTGCGGGAGGAGGAGATCGCGAGGGCCCTCAGGGGCATTTCGTCGAGCGCGTCGCGGGTGAACCTCTCGGAGCGGGTGTACGCGCTCGCGTACGCGATCACGTCGAGGGCGGCGTTCGGGGCGGAGTGCCGGCACCTGGGGAGGTTCGAGGCGGCGGCGAAGAAGGCGATCAAGGCGGGGTCGGGGTTCGCGGTGGCTGATCTCTTTCCGTCGCTAGGGTTTCTCGGGGCGCTCACGGGGACAAGCGCGGGGATCGAGAGGACGCACCGCGAGCTCGACGGGATCATCGAGGAGATCATTGGAGAGCAcgaggagaagagggagagggcgaagaagaagggagaagagTGTGGATATGATATTCCCG AGCCCCCTCACCGCGTTTGTGTCCAGGACGTGTTCATCGCGGGGACGGAcacgacggcgacgacgctGGCGTGGGCGATGTCGGAGCTCCTCCGCCACCCCGACGCCATGGCCAAGGCCCAGTCCGAGCTCCGCCGATCCctgcggggcggcggcggcgccgagcTCCGGGACGAGGACGTCGCCTCCCTCCGCTACACGAAGCTGGTGGTGAAGGAGACGCTGCGCCTCCACCCGCCGCTCCCGCTGCTGCTCCCGCGCCTCGCCCGCGAGCCCCGGCGCGTCGGCGGCCACGAGATCCCCGCGGGGAGCCGCGTCCTGGTGAGCGCGTGGGCGATCGGGAGGGACGCGCGGCGTTGGGGCGACGACGCCGAGGCGTTCCGCCCCGAGAGGTTCGAcgaggaaggggaaggggaaggggaaggggaggggGAGAAGTGGATGGGGTTCGAGCACTTGGCGTTCGGAGCGGGGAGGAGGATGTGCCCCGGGATGGGGTTCGGGATGGCGAGCGTGGAGGCGGCGCTCGCGAGCCTGCTCTGCTTCTTCGACTGGGAGCTCCCCGAGGGGACGGAGGCTGGGGATTTGGACATGGGCGAGTTGGTTGGGGCGGTGGTGGGGAGGAGGTCGGATCTCTGGGCGGTCGCGATTCCCTATCGGCCAATTTGA
- the LOC109722234 gene encoding uncharacterized protein LOC109722234, whose translation MELSFEKSTALSKRSKIFRFRSFNIGKSRHSIGKPRIEEPKDLKRKRRLLFGSGGPFVVESKKKRSRREVSLSSLNRSNKSDLSNSRSKLNGLNLGGEKKENSSNTSESLLNITSFRESSTAQKTECGTTIGSSNAEKANGLDSNIVVPKRPRGIFKRKKRERSVGGKSVASNSNCKTENTEDAQKTKLSEFEEVGSTVQHPDSSLKIENKDFLQPNEKKVKRRKRHRPVLECRTNVDSEACLSEDNEKACEEFLDDDDGENLEQNAARMLSLRFDPRCIGFPEDSMAPQKLEEGSCLLPTGKKFDETSRVLRPRKHDGKSFARKRRHFYEVFSSDVDPYWMVKQRIRVFWPLDGSWYFGVVKEYDPITKKHHIKYDDREEEWINLQNERFKLLLFPSEMSSKYDYGKPVLTIKRETESCDRNAVDDSCDECIMESVPIISWLAHIRNPMRSTAPITNKKKRKSQLVNDPEPKTMSVRKNRRAASHSSVISTLSSTGNAATTIALDDNESQVSLLVRKDCSKNRKVSIVYFRKRFRKKGLALDELPQKGLRICITQVEPNKLTLELRISLKSIYYRTFRTEDAWLSRQNFLSYYGKLVLIWPAVRMEIAFVDKTLGSRKFSFEGCFKGAVSLLCFVMKTFCLQEECCKLLEIEMPSTSIAIKVLDLHDQRMQFFSFRYYYWEMERSKQRLLKNNFKQYCLLFSEPAISNFRDDNIENLSNRKDHASVLEDSVFTDALSVSNDVDCMRSFGKHSQTDQRKNEDEQTVIILEKNGSPGQPEARHNDCMNVVNIETDNLHSRVEEELNGMESQISQSSSKVDQEKNIQSLYGSITRDSENMQHDNRLSSASPRSVPYSKLWSENFIQNGFTSRKPRTRISYISPNLGHDISLKHHIQQKKGQTYKKIRIDKPDMECSANVLVTLGDRGWRESGALVVLNSLNQKDYWILVKLSGITKYVHKANQFLQPGIPNRFTHAMMWKGGKDWMLEFTDRSQWSLFKLMHEECYNRNLRAASVKNIPIPGVRLIDDFDESIVEKPFISTSLKYHQEVGTEVDRALDPCNTLYDMDSDDEEWTKTFDSSCGNDDSIVAENDLDIFERVMDMFEKVAYAKNSDQFTAEELEEFMTELAPLDIITAIYEYWRQKRQKKGLPLIRQFQPALWEIYEQQLRDWEIAINKMKSSSDMHLEKACILERPSMFAFCLRPRGLEVPNKGSKQRSQKRFMFAGHHSSSPRDHDTLNPFGKKSEELTLGGGIALASVANHELSFSPRWHKSSSCFSSKDSPRTGTLIFTKNTVSVPYKNSSIMPASYDGKAKRSGVRLSSSDGFQRERPDIGELRLRDAASAAQHLSNMAKLKREKAQWLFHKADLAHHKAAFALMIAEAIKASDRDVTGDG comes from the exons ATGGAACTGAGCTTTGAAAAGTCTACTGCATTatcaaaaagatcaaaaattttCCGCTTTCGGAGCTTTAATATTGGAAAATCTAGGCATTCCATTGGAAAACCAAGGATTGAAGagccgaaggatttgaagcggAAAAGGAGGTTGTTGTTCGGGAGTGGAGGGCCATTTGTTGTGGAAtcgaagaagaaaagaagcagAAGGGAGGTCTCTTTGAGCAGTCTCAATCGTAGTAACAAGAGTGATTTGAGTAATTCGAGATCTAAGCTCAATGGGCTCAATTTGGGTGGTGAGAAGAAGGAAAACTCTAGCAATACGAGTGAATCTTTACTTAATATAACCTCTTTTAGAGAGTCCTCAACAGCGCAGAAAACTGAATGTGGTACTACTATTGGTTCAAGCAATGCGGAGAAGGCTAATGGATTGGATAGCAATATCGTGGTTCCCAAACGTCCCAGGGGCATCttcaagagaaagaaaagggagaGGTCTGTTGGTGGAAAGAGTGTAGCAAGTAATTCTAATTGCAAGACTGAGAACACTGAGGATGCTCAGAAAACAAAATTATCCGAGTTCGAGGAGGTTGGTTCAACTGTACAACATCCTGATTCCAGTCTCAAGATTGAAAATAAGGATTTCCTGCAACCTAATGAGAAAAAGGTTAAACGTAGAAAAAGGCATCGACCTGTATTGGAATGTAGGACAAATGTGGACAGTGAAGCCTGCTTGAGTGAAGATAATGAGAAGGCTTGTGAAGAGTTCTTAGACGATGATGATGGAGAGAATCTTGAACAAAATGCTGCTAGGATGCTTTCGCTACGATTCGATCCAAGATGCATTGGATTCCCCGAGGATAGCATGGCCCCTCAAAAACTTGAAGAAGGTTCGTGTTTGCTGCCAACTGGCAAGAAATTCGATGAAACAAGTAGAGTTTTACGGCCCAGGAAGCATGACGGTAAAAGTTTTGCAAGGAAGCGTAGGCATTTCTATGAGGTCTTTTCCAGTGACGTTGATCCTTATTGGATGGTAAAGCAGAGGATAAGAGTCTTCTGGCCCCTTGATGGAAGTTGGTATTTTGGTGTAGTGAAGGAATACGATCCTATAACAAAGAAACACCATATCAAATATGATGACAGGGAGGAAGAATGGATCAATCTTCAGAATGAGAGATTTAAATTGTTACTTTTTCCTAGTGAAATGTCAAGTAAATATGACTACGGAAAACCAGTATTGACCATAAAACGAGAGACCGAAAGTTGCGATAGAAATGCAGTAGATGATAGCTGCGACGAATGTATTATGGAGTCAGTTCCAATTATCTCATGGTTGGCTCACATAAGAAACCCCATGAGATCGACCGCACCTATTACCAATAAGAAAAAGCGAAAGAGTCAACTAGTTAATGACCCTGAACCTAAAACCATGTCTGTGCGCAAAAATCGTAGGGCTGCTAGTCACTCTAGTGTGATTTCTACTTTATCGTCTACTGGTAATGCTGCTACTACTATTGCATTAGATGACAATGAAAGTCAAGTTTCTCTGCTAGTAAGAAAAGATTGCTCCAAAAATAGGAAGGTATCAATTGTTTATTTCAGAAAACGGTTTCGCAAGAAGGGGTTGGCTTTGGATGAGTTGCCACAAAAGGGACTGCGCATCTGCATCACGCAAGTAGAACCTAATAAATTGACTTTGGAGTTGCGGATATCGCTTAAAAGCATTTATTACCGTACATTTCGAACTGAAGATGCTTGGTTATCTAGGCAAAACTTTCTCTCTTATTACGGTAAATTAGTGCTAATCTGGCCAGCTGTTCGCATGGAAATTGCTTTTGTTGATAAAACTCTGGGCtcaagaaaattttcatttgaaGGATGTTTCAAGGGGGCTGTTTCTCTTTTGTGTTTTGTTATGAAAACATTCTGCCTACAAGAAGAATGCTGCAAGCTATTAGAGATAGAAATGCCTTCGACCTCAATTGCAATTAAGGTTTTAGACTTGCATGACCAAAGAATGCAGTTTTTTTCCTTCCGGTACTACTACTGGGAGATGGAGAGGTCAAAGCAGAGGCTGCTGAAAAACAACTTTAAACAATATTGTTTGTTGTTTAGTGAGCCGGCCATATCTAACTTCAGAGACGATAACATCGAGAATCTTTCAAATAGAAAGGATCATGCCTCAGTTCTTGAAGACTCAGTTTTTACG GATGCTCTCTCGGTAAGTAATGATGTTGATTGTATGCGCTCGTTCGGCAAGCATAGTCAGACTGATCAAAGGAAGAATGAAGATGAGCAAACAGTCATCATACTCGAAAAGAATGGTTCTCCTGGCCAACCTGAAGCAAGGCATAATGATTGTATGAATGTTGTCAATATCGAGACTGATAATCTACATAGTCGAGTTGAAGAAGAATTAAATGGTATGGAAAGCCAAATTAGCCAATCTTCATCCAAAGTGGATCAGGAAAAGAATATTCAAAGTTTGTACGGCTCAATTACAAGGGATTCAGAGAACATGCAGCATGATAATCGGCTCTCTTCGGCTTCACCTAGATCTGTCCCTTATTCGAAATTGTGGTCAGAAAATTTCATTCAAAATGGATTCACCTCCAGGAAGCCGCGCACTAGGATTTCATATATATCACCAAATTTAGGCCATGATATCAGTTTAAAACACCAcattcaacaaaaaaaaggacAGACTTATAAGAAAATTAGAATTGATAAACCAGATATGGAATGTTCTGCAAACGTTCTGGTCACACTAGGGGATAGGGGCTGGAGGGAATCTGGAGCATTGGTTGTTCTCAACTCTCTCAATCAAAAGGACTACTGGATTTTGGTAAAACTTTCTGGGATTACTAAATATGTGCATAAAGCAAACCAATTTCTGCAGCCTGGTATTCCAAATCGTTTTACCCATGCTATGATGTGGAAAGGAGGAAAAGATTGGATGTTGGAATTTACTGATCGAAGCCAGTGGTCGCTGTTCAAGCTGATGCATGAAGAGTGCTACAATCGGAACCTTAGGGCTGCTTCTGTAAAGAATATTCCAATTCCTGGTGTGCGATTAATTGATGATTTTGACGAGTCTATAGTTGAAAAGCCGTTTATAAGCACTTCATTGAAgtatcaccaagaggtggggaCTGAGGTTGATAGGGCTTTGGATCCGTGTAACACATTATATGATATGGATAGTGATGATGAGGAATGGACTAAAACTTTTGATAGCTCTTGTGGTAAtgatgatagtatagtggctgAGAATGACCTGGATATATTTGAGAGGGTGATGGACATGTTTGAGAAAGTTGCATATGCTAAAAACTCTGATCAGTTCACTGCTGAAGAACTAGAGGAATTTATGACTGAGCTTGCTCCACTGGACATTATTACAGCTATCTATGAATACTGGCGACAAAAGAGACAGAAGAAGGGTTTGCCTCTGATTCGGCAATTTCAG CCTGCACTATGGGAGATTTATGAGCAGCAGTTAAGGGACTGGGAAATTGCAATAAATAAGATGAAGAGTTCATCAGACATGCATTTAGAAAAGGCTTGTATTCTAGAGAGGCCTTCCATGTTTGCTTTCTGTTTGAGGCCGCGGGGCCTGGAAGTACCAAACAAAGGTTCGAAACAAAGATCCCAGAAGAGGTTCATGTTTGCCGGTCACCACTCTTCTTCTCCAAGAGACCATGATACTCTTAATCCTTTTG GCAAAAAATCTGAAGAGTTAACACTTGGGGGTGGCATTGCCTTAGCTTCTGTTGCAAATCATGAGCTCTCTTTCTCCCCTCGCTGGCACAAGTCTTCATCTTGTTTCTCTTCAAAAGATTCTCCAAGGACTGGAACCTTAATCTTTACAAAGAACACCGTGTCTGTGCCTTATAAGAATTCTTCAATTATGCCAGCCTCATATGATGGAAAAGCAAAGAGAAGTGGAGTTCGGCTGTCGAGTTCTGACGGGTTTCAGAGAGAACGACCTGATATCGGCGAATTGAGATTGCGTGATGCAGCTAGTGCAGCTCAGCATTTGTCAAACATGGCCAagttaaagagagagaaagcccAATGGCTGTTCCACAAAGCAGACCTCGCCCATCATAAGGCCGCTTTTGCACTCATGATTGCGGAGGCAATAAAAGCGTCTGATAGGGATGTAACCGGTGATGGGTAG
- the LOC109722236 gene encoding fe-S cluster assembly factor HCF101, chloroplastic, with product MNLLQAPSCSPLPTSTIPSHGACAVASKIPFLPPLRSHFTDFRIHRRFLPLIVARVAPVGVGTSIMSKDMAKKDVLTALSQIIDPDFGTDIVSCGFVKDLEVDEALEEVSFRLELTTPACPIKDMFEEKANEVVTALHWVKKVNVTMSAQPAKPIFAGELPKGLQKISNIVAVSSCKGGVGKSTVAVNLAYTLAGMGARVGIFDADVYGPSLPTMVSPENRLLEMNPETRTILPTEYLGVKLVSFGFAGQGRAIMRGPMVSGVINQLLTTAEWGELDYLVVDMPPGTGDIQLTLCQVAPLTAAVIVTTPQKLAFIDVAKGVRMFSKLKVPCIAVVENMCYFDADGNRYYPFGEGSGSQVVQQFGIPHLFDLPIRPTLSASGDSGTPEVVADPQGEVAKTFQNLGVCVVQQCAKIRQQVSTAVSYDKSIKAIKVKLPDADEEFLLHPATVRRNDRSAQSVDEWTGEQKIQYGDIPEDIEPEEIRPMGNYAVSITWPDGFSQIAPYDQLETLERLVDIPRPTPVDANAS from the exons atgaATCTCCTCCAAGCTCCGTCATGTTCCCCTCTCCCCACATCAACGATCCCCTCCCATGGCG CGTGTGCTGTTGCCTCAAAGATCCCATTTCTCCCTCCCCTCCGTTCTCACTTCACCGATTTCCGGATCCACCGCCGGTTTCTACCTCTAATCGTTGCGAGAGTTGCTCCAGTTGGAG TCGGTACCTCGATAATGTCGAAAGACATGGCGAAGAAAGATGTCTTGACTGCTTTGTCTCAAATCATCGATCCTGATTTTGGAACCGACATTGTTTCATGCGGTTTCGTAAAGGATTTGGAGGTCGATGAAGCTCTGGAAGAG GTCTCTTTCCGGTTGGAGCTCACAACACCTGCATGCCCTATAAAGGACATG TTTGAAGAGAAAGCAAATGAGGTTGTGACAGCTCTTCATTGGGTCAAAAAAGTAAATGTGACAATGTCTGCACAACCTGCAAAGCCTATATTTGCTGGGGAGCTTCCGAAGGGATTACAGAAGATTTCAAACATTGTAGCAGTTTCAAGCTGCAAG GGAGGTGTTGGGAAGTCTACTGTGGCTGTAAACCTTGCTTACACATTAGCTGGTATGGGAGCTAGAGTTGGAATTTTCGATGCCGATGTCTATGGTCCAAGCTTGCCGACAATGGTTTCTCCTGAAAACCGGTTACTAGAGATG AACCCAGAAACAAGAACTATACTTCCGACCGAGTACTTGGGAGTCAAGTTGGTGTCTTTTGGATTTGCTGGACAAGGGAGGGCAATAATGAGGGGCCCAATGGTATCAGGGGTGATCAATCAGCTACTCACGACTGCCGAGTG GGGAGAGCTTGACTACCTTGTTGTGGATATGCCCCCTGGAACTGGTGATATACAGCTAACTTTATGCCAG GTAGCTCCATTAACAGCTGCTGTGATTGTTACCACACCACAGAAATTAGCTTTCATTGATGTTGCGAAAGGTGTTCGTATGTTCTCAAAACTCAAG GTCCCTTGTATTGCAGTAGTTGAAAACATGTGCTACTTTGATGCTGACGGGAATCGCTACTACCCCTTCGGTGAAGGTTCTGGAAGCCAG GTGGTGCAGCAGTTTGGTATACCACACCTGTTTGATCTCCCTATTAGGCCGACT CTCTCGGCTTCTGGAGATAGCGGAACCCCCGAAGTTGTAGCTGATCCTCAAGGTGAAGTGGCCAAGACATTTCAAAATCTCGGAGTATGTGTTGTCCAACAGTGCGCAAAAATTCGTCAGCAAG tTTCCACAGCAGTATCCTACGACAAATCAATCAAGGCAATCAAAGTGAAACTACCAGATGCAGATGAAGAATTTTTGCTACATCCTGCAACAGTTCGACGAAATGACCGTTCGGCCCAGAGTGTG GATGAATGGACAGGAGAGCAGAAAATACAATATGGCGATATTCCGGAGGACATTGAGCCCGAAGAAATTCGCCCAATGGGCAATTATGCAGTCTCTATAACATGGCCTGATGGCTTTAGCCAG ATAGCCCCTTATGATCAGTTGGAAACTCTAGAGCGGCTAGTCGACATTCCACGGCCAACACCTGTGGATGCGAATGCTTCTTGA